Proteins encoded within one genomic window of Acuticoccus sediminis:
- a CDS encoding disulfide bond formation protein B: MTPRLLKEGALAAAWLMALFASLAVLFVGEVMGQQPCVLCWFQRAFMFPLAIVLGLGLWTRDRTVGRYGVLLALMGGAIALWHVGLYFGFLPEKIQPCEATGPSCTDADQLVLGLPIPALSLLAFALIGALSAISLREASA; encoded by the coding sequence ATGACACCGCGTCTACTCAAGGAGGGGGCGCTAGCCGCTGCATGGCTCATGGCTTTGTTCGCGTCCCTCGCGGTCCTCTTTGTCGGCGAGGTGATGGGACAACAGCCCTGCGTCCTGTGCTGGTTTCAGCGCGCCTTCATGTTTCCGCTCGCCATTGTTCTTGGGCTCGGTCTATGGACTCGGGATCGGACGGTCGGTCGCTACGGTGTCCTTCTCGCGCTCATGGGTGGTGCGATCGCACTTTGGCATGTCGGACTGTATTTCGGCTTCCTTCCGGAAAAGATCCAGCCTTGTGAAGCCACCGGACCTTCGTGCACCGATGCCGATCAGCTCGTTCTCGGCCTGCCCATTCCGGCCCTGTCCCTTCTGGCGTTCGCTTTGATTGGCGCTTTGTCCGCGATCTCCTTGAGGGAAGCTTCCGCATGA
- a CDS encoding M23 family metallopeptidase produces the protein MKSYDADDGGGGGDPSHADRQRALPMPNTANNVDSSQKLQDSTNQNNLSSEAHLIDRQYQNENPDGDAQSEYSIEESVDSKDIYNSASVQPSSRLSSEDKSTPIRFFWPIRGKIVSGFGIQSNGEVNSGIYLAAPAGTPVLAASAGTVIYAGNGIKDFGNLVLIQHNNGWVSVYAHNDKIKVRRGDTVNRGDAIATVGQTGKITSPQLHFELRNNAKPVDPLPRITDG, from the coding sequence TTGAAGAGCTATGACGCTGACGATGGAGGTGGAGGTGGAGACCCAAGTCACGCCGATCGACAAAGGGCGCTCCCAATGCCTAACACAGCAAATAATGTCGACTCGTCTCAAAAATTACAAGACTCCACAAATCAAAATAACCTTTCATCTGAGGCGCATTTGATTGATCGTCAATATCAAAATGAAAATCCTGATGGTGACGCTCAATCAGAATACTCAATTGAAGAATCTGTCGATTCAAAAGATATTTATAATTCTGCTTCTGTGCAACCATCGTCTCGATTGTCATCAGAAGATAAATCAACCCCAATTCGATTCTTTTGGCCTATTAGAGGAAAAATTGTATCAGGATTTGGCATTCAGTCGAACGGAGAAGTTAACAGTGGAATTTATCTAGCGGCCCCGGCCGGCACTCCGGTGCTTGCGGCATCCGCCGGAACTGTAATCTACGCAGGTAATGGCATTAAGGACTTTGGCAATTTGGTGCTCATTCAACACAATAACGGTTGGGTTTCTGTCTATGCTCACAATGACAAAATCAAAGTCCGCCGCGGCGATACGGTAAATAGAGGAGATGCCATAGCAACTGTTGGTCAGACGGGAAAAATAACCTCACCCCAATTGCACTTTGAACTACGAAATAACGCAAAGCCTGTTGATCCGCTCCCAAGAATTACTGATGGCTAG
- a CDS encoding type IV secretion system protein: MKRMTILATVSVALMGGPAAHAQGVPVFDGTAVAQFVQQLEQMRQDYEAQLEQLTSLQDQLESITGDKGISSILNSTTDQLARQAADSLTSIMDGAIGSGSIAGGNTSALSDRIGELKDTFDLDDLSAYFGSDLAQDRALATQAGSGMATVATAEDTYQRANASMERINRLIDGIDANADLKASLDYNTRMMAEVAVLLNENLRLQAAMAATVGTDAISAARDRTAGRRFMHGTEE; the protein is encoded by the coding sequence ATGAAACGGATGACTATCCTGGCGACGGTCTCGGTGGCTTTGATGGGGGGCCCGGCCGCCCATGCGCAGGGCGTCCCGGTGTTCGACGGCACGGCAGTCGCGCAATTCGTGCAGCAGCTCGAACAGATGCGGCAGGATTACGAGGCGCAGCTCGAGCAGCTCACGAGCCTGCAGGATCAGCTCGAAAGCATCACCGGCGACAAGGGGATCAGCAGCATCCTCAATTCGACGACGGATCAGTTGGCACGCCAGGCGGCGGACAGCCTGACTTCGATCATGGACGGCGCGATTGGCAGCGGCTCGATTGCCGGCGGCAATACGTCGGCTCTGAGCGACCGGATCGGCGAACTGAAAGACACATTCGACCTCGATGATCTCTCGGCCTATTTCGGCTCCGATCTGGCGCAGGACCGCGCACTTGCCACGCAAGCTGGATCGGGCATGGCAACGGTCGCGACGGCCGAGGACACGTACCAGCGCGCCAACGCGTCGATGGAGCGGATCAACAGGCTGATCGACGGCATCGACGCCAACGCCGACCTCAAGGCGAGCCTCGACTACAACACACGGATGATGGCGGAAGTCGCCGTCCTCCTGAACGAGAACCTGCGCCTGCAGGCCGCGATGGCGGCCACGGTCGGCACCGATGCCATCTCGGCTGCCCGCGATCGCACCGCAGGTCGCCGGTTCATGCACGGCACCGAGGAGTAA
- a CDS encoding L,D-transpeptidase, with protein MIEISRRTVVAGFGAFAVAGCQAVPEVPVTPTISPQVMAMYGPRPEERFPIPTVDLSKIEPEFYRREVLDPTGGRPGTIVVDTASRYLYLVREDGRALRYGIGVGRAGFSWSGTAIIRRKQEWPTWTPPAEMIARDPDLEPYREGMEPSLSNPLGARALYLYQNGRDTLYRLHGTQEAYSIGRAVSSGCVRLINQDVIDLYDRVPVGTRVVVLPPDDQPAA; from the coding sequence ATGATCGAAATCTCCCGCCGCACTGTCGTCGCTGGCTTTGGCGCTTTCGCCGTCGCTGGATGTCAAGCGGTACCGGAAGTTCCCGTCACCCCCACGATATCCCCACAGGTGATGGCTATGTATGGGCCGCGGCCCGAGGAGCGCTTTCCGATCCCCACAGTCGACCTTTCGAAGATCGAACCCGAATTCTATCGACGTGAGGTTCTCGATCCGACCGGCGGACGACCGGGAACGATCGTCGTCGACACCGCATCGCGCTATCTTTACCTCGTTCGCGAAGACGGTCGGGCGCTGAGATACGGAATAGGTGTCGGGCGTGCTGGCTTCTCGTGGTCCGGAACCGCGATCATCCGCCGAAAACAGGAATGGCCCACCTGGACACCTCCAGCGGAGATGATCGCCCGCGACCCCGACCTGGAGCCGTACCGGGAAGGCATGGAGCCAAGCCTCAGCAATCCGCTCGGCGCGCGGGCACTCTACCTCTATCAGAACGGGCGGGACACGCTCTATCGTCTGCACGGCACGCAAGAGGCCTATTCGATAGGCCGCGCGGTATCGTCAGGCTGTGTGCGTCTTATTAATCAGGATGTCATCGACCTTTATGACCGAGTACCCGTGGGCACGCGGGTCGTAGTGCTTCCACCCGACGATCAGCCGGCCGCCTGA
- a CDS encoding TrbC/VirB2 family protein: MGIQLKKARHIAGLATVLTVAGTSAAMAQDLSPVTNFFTTLGEALTGTLGRAIGLVALAGVGLAFATGRMNWMFAGSVLIGLAILFGAATLLSGYS, translated from the coding sequence ATGGGAATTCAACTGAAGAAGGCCCGTCACATCGCCGGCCTCGCGACGGTGCTCACCGTGGCGGGTACGAGCGCGGCGATGGCGCAGGATCTCTCGCCGGTCACGAACTTCTTCACCACACTCGGCGAGGCGCTGACGGGGACGCTCGGTCGTGCCATCGGCCTCGTCGCCCTCGCGGGTGTCGGCCTCGCCTTCGCGACGGGCCGCATGAACTGGATGTTCGCCGGTTCGGTTCTCATCGGCCTCGCCATCCTCTTTGGCGCCGCGACGCTCCTCTCCGGATACTCATGA
- a CDS encoding type IV secretion system protein — protein sequence MATFVVETLDKVDSAIEGYAESVFADFGGTVSGLMQAMGLVGLAFIAFNTLVQWVPIRVTEYTRWMVRYIIVLTVATTWAQFQPIYDIVTNTPGAIGAELLGAVDAPNLNVALDDMITGLFDFSERADEESGYFSISLTSVLVWVVGALMACVAIIVSAIAKVGLAMAISLAPVFIPTLMFKATGNLFESWVRFTLGFALIPLILAGVMGAIVGIGQDMISEAEGAYELQEAAGFLIVGAAAIFLMIQVPTLVNGLAGTFVATANGVAMARQGAAAGGGGIKSVTQMATPRVLQTASAIGAARSAGGGAGSRISAALQDAQQTSAAMHRNREMIGLRNQERGQRTSFGERREAGQAAMIQTARENRNDREAARQNRTAALQALMRSPQGTRRPGEG from the coding sequence ATGGCGACATTTGTTGTCGAGACCCTCGACAAAGTCGACAGTGCCATTGAAGGGTACGCGGAAAGCGTTTTCGCGGATTTTGGTGGCACCGTTTCCGGTCTGATGCAAGCCATGGGCCTCGTCGGCCTTGCCTTCATTGCGTTCAACACCTTGGTCCAGTGGGTGCCGATTCGGGTAACCGAATACACACGCTGGATGGTGCGCTACATCATTGTCCTGACGGTCGCGACGACATGGGCGCAATTCCAGCCGATCTACGACATCGTAACGAACACGCCGGGCGCCATCGGCGCGGAGCTGTTGGGGGCTGTCGATGCGCCCAACCTCAACGTCGCTCTCGACGACATGATTACCGGCCTGTTCGATTTCTCGGAACGAGCCGACGAGGAAAGCGGCTACTTCTCGATCTCTCTAACCTCAGTGCTGGTGTGGGTGGTTGGCGCGCTGATGGCGTGCGTCGCCATCATTGTTTCGGCCATCGCCAAGGTCGGCCTCGCCATGGCGATCAGCCTCGCACCGGTCTTCATCCCGACGCTGATGTTCAAGGCGACCGGCAATCTCTTTGAGAGCTGGGTGCGCTTCACGCTCGGCTTTGCCCTCATCCCTCTCATCCTCGCCGGGGTCATGGGAGCAATCGTCGGCATTGGGCAGGATATGATTTCCGAAGCCGAAGGCGCCTATGAGCTGCAAGAAGCGGCGGGCTTCCTCATCGTCGGCGCGGCGGCGATCTTCCTGATGATCCAGGTGCCGACGCTCGTGAACGGCCTTGCCGGCACGTTCGTCGCGACGGCCAACGGCGTGGCAATGGCCCGTCAGGGTGCAGCCGCTGGCGGCGGCGGCATCAAGAGCGTGACGCAGATGGCGACGCCGCGGGTCCTGCAGACTGCATCGGCCATTGGAGCGGCGCGCAGCGCTGGTGGCGGAGCCGGCTCGCGGATCAGCGCTGCGCTTCAAGATGCCCAGCAAACCTCGGCCGCCATGCACCGCAACCGCGAGATGATCGGCCTTCGCAACCAGGAGCGCGGCCAGCGCACCTCGTTCGGCGAACGCCGTGAGGCGGGGCAGGCGGCGATGATCCAGACCGCCCGCGAGAACCGGAACGATCGCGAGGCCGCAAGGCAAAACCGCACCGCCGCACTCCAGGCTTTGATGCGCTCACCGCAGGGCACAAGGCGTCCGGGCGAAGGCTGA
- a CDS encoding transposase, with translation MAAPKQRNSDGEKADIKAGRVPEVRQGHPAKLRQKDRDARWTLVFGKARERNDGTRHAGIAIPLFGYKNHISIDRRHGFIRRWDVTDAAAHDGAKLRDGLLDRTNTASTVWADSAYRSQANETFMESHGFKSQVHRRKPRGRPMAPHIRRANAARSSARAAIEPVFAHQKGPMALTIRTIGIARAKAKSGLANLTYNFRRLVLHERRPALA, from the coding sequence TTGGCCGCACCCAAGCAGCGCAACAGCGACGGCGAGAAGGCCGACATCAAGGCCGGCCGCGTCCCGGAGGTGCGGCAGGGCCATCCGGCGAAGCTGCGCCAGAAGGATCGCGACGCGCGCTGGACGCTGGTCTTCGGCAAGGCGCGCGAGCGCAACGACGGCACGCGCCACGCCGGCATCGCGATCCCATTGTTCGGGTACAAGAACCACATCTCGATCGACCGACGGCACGGCTTCATCCGCCGGTGGGATGTCACCGACGCCGCCGCTCACGACGGCGCCAAGCTGCGCGACGGCCTGCTCGACAGGACCAACACCGCTTCCACCGTCTGGGCCGACAGCGCCTACCGCTCGCAGGCGAACGAGACGTTCATGGAGAGCCACGGGTTCAAGAGCCAGGTCCACCGCCGTAAGCCGCGAGGCCGTCCGATGGCTCCGCACATCCGTCGCGCCAACGCCGCGCGATCGAGTGCCCGCGCCGCCATCGAGCCCGTCTTCGCTCACCAGAAGGGGCCGATGGCGCTCACCATCCGCACCATCGGGATCGCTCGCGCCAAGGCAAAGAGCGGCCTCGCCAACCTCACCTACAACTTCAGGCGCCTCGTCCTGCACGAGCGGCGCCCAGCCCTCGCCTGA
- a CDS encoding MerR family transcriptional regulator, translated as MLTIGALGRKTGTKVQTIRYYEQIGLMPEPDRTEGGQRRYGDREQDRLAFIRHARQLGFSLEAIRELLDLSDQPSRPCAEADIIARRQLRQVEKRIARLEALRTELARMVQECGGGSTAGCRVLEVLRDHSECLTDHEGIGA; from the coding sequence ATGCTGACAATAGGTGCCCTGGGACGGAAGACTGGAACAAAGGTCCAGACTATCCGCTACTATGAGCAAATCGGCCTGATGCCTGAGCCAGATCGCACGGAAGGCGGACAACGTCGGTACGGAGATCGCGAGCAGGATCGGCTTGCATTCATTCGACATGCTCGTCAGCTGGGTTTCTCTCTGGAGGCGATTCGTGAGCTGCTCGATTTGTCGGATCAGCCCAGCAGGCCGTGCGCGGAGGCGGACATTATCGCTCGCCGACAGCTAAGGCAGGTCGAGAAGCGGATCGCCCGCCTCGAGGCGCTTCGGACAGAGCTTGCCCGGATGGTACAAGAGTGTGGGGGTGGCAGCACTGCCGGATGTCGGGTTCTGGAGGTCCTGCGCGACCACTCGGAATGCTTGACCGACCATGAAGGGATAGGCGCTTAA
- a CDS encoding heparan-alpha-glucosaminide N-acetyltransferase — protein MASPYDGRGSGLLLGLTDFRRRMCAAFSSNLLDGRKASATSRLIVVDAVRGCAITGVVLFHLVWDLDLYGSVPTGLATHPAWIAFGRTLAATFMALVGVGLVLAHRRGFRIRGFAKRVFAIAVAALTVTGATFLFVPDAFVYFGILHAIVVASLLGALLLGLDSASLAQLGIFVILAGIMSSFDAFNAPWLAWIGFSSSAPPSLDFVPVFPWFGVTLLGMSAAKQGAVHALERTFRKFRKAHFVRRLCQAGRHSLAIYLAHQPVILGAIELARILEL, from the coding sequence ATGGCTAGTCCGTATGACGGACGCGGATCAGGTCTCTTGCTCGGTTTGACCGATTTTCGGCGCAGGATGTGCGCTGCATTCTCCAGCAACCTTTTGGACGGACGCAAAGCCTCCGCAACGAGCCGACTAATTGTAGTCGACGCGGTTAGGGGATGCGCCATTACGGGAGTGGTTCTGTTCCACTTGGTTTGGGATCTCGATCTCTACGGTTCTGTCCCTACGGGTTTGGCGACCCATCCTGCCTGGATCGCATTCGGACGCACTCTGGCGGCGACTTTTATGGCGCTGGTAGGTGTCGGGTTAGTGCTCGCTCACCGCAGAGGCTTTCGAATACGAGGATTCGCCAAACGGGTTTTCGCAATCGCAGTTGCCGCGCTCACTGTCACGGGAGCGACATTTCTTTTCGTTCCGGACGCCTTTGTCTACTTCGGGATTCTCCACGCGATTGTTGTCGCGAGTCTCCTTGGCGCTTTACTTCTCGGCCTCGATTCCGCGAGTCTCGCGCAGCTGGGAATCTTCGTGATCCTCGCCGGCATTATGAGTTCCTTCGACGCCTTCAATGCCCCATGGCTCGCCTGGATTGGCTTCTCGTCTTCCGCGCCACCCAGCCTAGACTTTGTGCCCGTATTCCCATGGTTCGGGGTAACACTTCTCGGGATGAGCGCGGCCAAGCAAGGTGCGGTTCACGCGTTAGAGCGAACCTTTCGGAAGTTTCGAAAGGCGCATTTCGTCCGGAGACTGTGTCAAGCCGGCCGTCACAGTCTGGCAATCTACTTAGCTCACCAACCAGTGATTCTTGGTGCGATTGAGTTGGCCCGGATACTTGAGTTATGA
- a CDS encoding SCO family protein translates to MIAFALLSVWATRRGEPREAQPDPPFYADFSLTDQRGNLRTDEDFAGRWMLVFFGFANCPDICPTTLVEVSLILKELGGDADKVQPLFISVDPERDTIDALANYLPNFDEKILGLTGTVEQIDKTAKSFRIYYEKLEEPSTPAGYTMAHSSQLFLFDRSGGFVTSYSYGTPAEEVALDLEKRMRQ, encoded by the coding sequence TTGATCGCGTTTGCCTTGCTGTCTGTGTGGGCCACCCGTCGCGGAGAACCCAGAGAGGCACAGCCCGACCCACCCTTTTACGCGGATTTCTCGCTCACCGATCAGCGGGGCAATTTGCGTACTGACGAGGATTTCGCTGGTCGCTGGATGCTGGTGTTCTTTGGCTTCGCAAATTGTCCTGACATTTGCCCCACGACCCTTGTTGAGGTCTCGCTCATCCTAAAGGAACTCGGAGGCGACGCTGATAAAGTGCAACCTCTTTTCATATCGGTTGACCCTGAGAGAGATACTATAGATGCGCTTGCTAATTATCTGCCTAATTTCGATGAAAAAATACTAGGCCTGACGGGAACCGTTGAACAAATTGATAAAACGGCAAAATCATTCAGAATTTACTATGAGAAGCTAGAAGAGCCGTCAACGCCGGCAGGCTACACGATGGCGCACTCGTCGCAGCTGTTCCTCTTCGATCGCAGCGGGGGTTTCGTCACCTCGTACTCCTACGGCACGCCGGCGGAAGAGGTCGCCCTCGATTTGGAAAAACGGATGAGACAATGA
- a CDS encoding lytic transglycosylase domain-containing protein, with amino-acid sequence MRSLLLLPMLLCVDATLSIAMVMEFGSNGAATLAGDPRQDSRMTVPIWTDRNQLRAMAYTIGLRHAGGPGPRTAGLTATEFVDFFVALIDQESGFDPQATSPKGAQGLGQLMPETANLLDVSDPFDPAENLDGAARYFTAQLARFGDVRLALAAYNAGPRRVIEHGGVPPFRETRAYVATITAAAGYAPATSEPERRVPVSGAAVREVSTSPQMQRSGVWEFN; translated from the coding sequence ATGCGATCCCTACTCCTTCTACCGATGCTGCTTTGCGTCGACGCGACTCTGTCGATTGCGATGGTCATGGAGTTCGGATCGAACGGCGCCGCGACCCTTGCCGGCGATCCGCGGCAGGACTCTCGGATGACGGTTCCTATATGGACCGACCGCAACCAGTTGCGCGCAATGGCGTACACGATCGGCCTTCGTCACGCAGGAGGGCCGGGACCGCGAACCGCCGGTCTCACTGCCACGGAGTTCGTGGACTTCTTCGTGGCGCTGATCGATCAGGAAAGCGGGTTCGATCCGCAGGCGACTTCGCCGAAAGGCGCGCAAGGTCTCGGGCAGCTCATGCCGGAGACCGCGAACCTCCTCGATGTCTCCGATCCCTTCGATCCCGCCGAGAATTTGGATGGAGCCGCGCGGTACTTCACGGCGCAGCTCGCCCGCTTCGGCGACGTTCGACTGGCGCTCGCCGCCTACAACGCCGGCCCGCGTCGCGTGATCGAGCATGGCGGTGTACCGCCCTTTCGCGAAACGCGGGCATACGTCGCCACCATCACTGCCGCCGCCGGGTACGCGCCGGCGACATCAGAGCCTGAGCGTCGAGTTCCTGTGAGCGGGGCTGCGGTGCGTGAGGTGTCCACCAGCCCTCAAATGCAAAGGAGCGGCGTATGGGAATTCAACTGA
- a CDS encoding M23 family metallopeptidase, with product MGRKRFETGGRERLDDLGDLPPISIDAQFDRRRFLRSSDPTRWQLAFLAMSVTSTVLVAGALWATLYKAQQPVILDTIVAQTAPRKSNFGAPSAKGDIAAREEPEAIDEAHETTMAVAVVKQESEKQIVETRPYRFVSQPFLQSRESLEGTIPPYNLANTIRSLPEPLKTSSQIYSGELNADFSVEITPFPQDYDFDNEQDIGSMEYDLSHVTNTYSNSHLEGVVNKKEFQEMTSSDVPLETFTDTLYVPSNVTVLDANITYLVKSADVSARSLNTLVDLVQPNDTIRDILIGSGVAPAEAERSREVMSVGLNGGTLEAGDIVEINFGLAKAGSSGRQIERFTAYRDGEPLLSFARTDAGDLTVARPTRTAPPPIAETKLPDPGGRGSPTVYEGLYQAALTKGVPERLIGELIRAFAFEADLTRPVGAHDRIEVIFSQQDGEDRSANDAAGEEILFAALTLNGVEYRAYRFQDPESRKVELYDKRGRSVSRLLLRKPMAGGAFRSGFGMRRHPILKTSKMHTGVDWAASRGTPIYAAGNATVSRAGWQGGFGRAVQLRLENGYEALYAHMSKIAAGIKAGSSVRQGDVIGYVGTSGLSTGNHLHYELSVNGRRVDPLRQRVPHERELSGDALRAFEEERKRIDALDETAHGDAHRSMT from the coding sequence ATGGGACGAAAGCGGTTTGAAACGGGCGGGCGCGAAAGGCTCGACGATTTGGGGGATCTCCCTCCAATCTCCATCGATGCGCAATTCGATCGACGGAGATTCCTGCGTTCTTCCGATCCGACACGGTGGCAACTCGCCTTCCTCGCAATGAGTGTAACATCGACAGTTTTGGTGGCCGGGGCCCTTTGGGCAACGCTTTATAAGGCGCAGCAGCCGGTCATTCTCGATACGATCGTTGCACAAACAGCGCCGCGGAAATCGAACTTCGGTGCGCCATCAGCCAAAGGTGACATTGCGGCGCGGGAGGAACCCGAGGCTATCGACGAGGCGCACGAGACGACGATGGCTGTAGCGGTCGTCAAACAAGAAAGTGAGAAGCAGATTGTTGAAACCAGGCCCTACCGCTTTGTATCTCAGCCCTTTCTTCAATCTCGCGAATCACTAGAAGGAACGATCCCTCCGTACAATCTCGCAAATACGATCAGATCGCTTCCAGAGCCTCTCAAAACGTCGAGTCAAATATATTCCGGCGAACTAAATGCGGATTTTTCTGTCGAAATAACGCCGTTCCCTCAAGATTACGACTTTGATAATGAACAAGATATTGGATCAATGGAGTATGACCTGTCTCATGTTACTAATACTTACTCGAATTCGCACCTAGAAGGCGTCGTTAATAAGAAAGAATTTCAAGAGATGACGTCATCTGACGTTCCTCTCGAGACCTTTACTGACACACTGTACGTGCCATCCAACGTGACAGTCTTGGACGCCAATATTACCTATCTTGTTAAGTCGGCGGATGTATCGGCTCGCTCCCTGAATACTCTCGTCGATCTAGTTCAGCCGAACGATACGATTCGAGACATTCTCATAGGCAGTGGAGTCGCGCCCGCTGAGGCGGAGCGGTCTCGCGAGGTTATGAGTGTCGGCCTCAATGGCGGCACGCTCGAGGCCGGCGATATCGTGGAGATAAACTTTGGTCTCGCGAAGGCGGGTTCATCCGGTAGGCAGATCGAACGCTTCACCGCCTATCGTGACGGAGAGCCGCTCCTGAGTTTCGCCCGGACCGATGCCGGAGATCTCACTGTCGCGCGGCCTACCAGGACGGCACCTCCGCCCATCGCCGAAACCAAACTGCCGGATCCGGGCGGACGCGGCAGCCCGACCGTCTATGAGGGTCTATATCAAGCAGCTTTGACGAAGGGAGTCCCTGAACGTCTGATCGGTGAGCTGATCCGTGCGTTCGCATTCGAGGCCGATCTGACCCGGCCCGTCGGCGCGCACGACCGGATTGAAGTAATTTTCTCCCAGCAAGACGGGGAGGATCGATCCGCCAATGACGCGGCAGGAGAGGAAATCTTGTTCGCCGCGCTTACACTCAATGGTGTTGAGTATCGCGCTTATCGCTTTCAGGATCCGGAGAGCCGCAAGGTCGAGCTCTATGACAAGCGCGGCCGTAGCGTGTCACGTCTGCTCCTGCGCAAGCCGATGGCTGGCGGTGCATTCCGGTCCGGCTTCGGAATGCGCCGCCATCCGATCCTGAAAACCAGCAAGATGCACACCGGCGTGGACTGGGCCGCCTCGCGCGGCACACCGATTTATGCCGCCGGGAATGCGACGGTATCTCGGGCAGGTTGGCAGGGAGGGTTCGGCCGCGCCGTTCAGCTGAGGCTCGAAAACGGCTACGAAGCACTTTACGCGCACATGTCGAAAATCGCCGCCGGCATCAAGGCCGGCAGCTCCGTTCGCCAAGGCGATGTGATCGGATACGTCGGGACGTCAGGGCTCTCGACCGGCAATCACTTGCATTACGAGTTGTCGGTCAACGGCCGACGCGTCGACCCGCTGAGACAGCGCGTCCCCCACGAGCGTGAATTGTCCGGCGATGCACTCCGCGCATTCGAGGAGGAACGCAAGCGCATCGATGCGCTGGACGAGACCGCGCACGGTGATGCGCATCGTTCGATGACGTGA
- a CDS encoding VirB3 family type IV secretion system protein, protein MSHPCFQALTRPVSIAGLPMSYVIILFGVTFGGFIATLSFTYFVVTGVVSYIGLRLLANYDPRIADVVFITMIRTPLPPSWFKGEGIIYRA, encoded by the coding sequence ATGAGCCACCCGTGCTTTCAGGCGCTGACGAGGCCCGTGAGCATCGCGGGCCTCCCTATGAGCTACGTGATCATCCTCTTCGGTGTCACGTTCGGGGGCTTCATCGCGACGCTCTCGTTCACCTACTTCGTGGTCACCGGCGTCGTGAGCTACATCGGCCTCCGGCTGCTGGCGAACTATGACCCCCGGATCGCGGACGTCGTGTTCATCACGATGATCCGCACGCCCCTTCCGCCGAGCTGGTTCAAGGGTGAAGGGATCATCTACCGTGCTTGA
- a CDS encoding DsbA family protein — MIRKLLILSVLVLAGATFTGATWYNMRPEPVSKLTSVPPKLAEGLIRSHSPSLGPQDAPVTIVEFFDPACEACRAFYPIVKDIMTKEGGSVRLVLRYTPFHRGASEEAIRVLEAARMQNAFEPVLEAILREQPRWATHGAEATDELLQIAAAAGLNVEQARSQMLFPGTTGIINQDRADVEAMGVKGTPTFFVNGIRLDPFGEDELRALVAKEIKASGGS, encoded by the coding sequence ATGATTCGGAAACTATTGATCCTTTCTGTCCTCGTTCTCGCAGGTGCCACTTTCACCGGCGCCACCTGGTACAACATGCGTCCCGAGCCTGTTTCCAAACTGACCAGCGTGCCGCCGAAGTTGGCTGAAGGGCTTATCCGGTCCCACTCTCCGAGTCTCGGTCCACAAGATGCCCCTGTCACTATCGTCGAGTTCTTTGATCCAGCTTGTGAAGCTTGTCGCGCGTTCTATCCAATCGTGAAGGACATCATGACGAAAGAGGGGGGCAGCGTTCGGCTGGTTCTCCGCTATACGCCGTTCCACCGCGGGGCCTCGGAGGAGGCAATCCGCGTTCTCGAAGCTGCGCGGATGCAAAATGCCTTTGAGCCTGTCCTTGAAGCGATCCTCCGAGAGCAGCCGAGATGGGCAACCCATGGGGCAGAAGCCACAGACGAACTCCTTCAGATCGCAGCAGCCGCCGGTCTGAATGTCGAACAGGCCCGCTCTCAGATGCTGTTCCCAGGCACAACCGGGATCATCAACCAAGATCGTGCTGATGTTGAGGCGATGGGGGTCAAGGGAACTCCAACCTTCTTCGTGAACGGAATCCGTCTCGATCCTTTCGGAGAGGACGAGCTTCGAGCGTTGGTGGCAAAGGAAATTAAAGCATCAGGCGGCTCGTAG
- a CDS encoding STAS/SEC14 domain-containing protein: MFTESLKEYPDIVGIACEGSLTDDDLYGIHILLQESLASAHQPGLVVDLSRFTGYSDPETFSEYVRIDIIHWNDFSRIAIVGDQKWMELGVAVASFLTRAEMRWFDAGEAEQAVDWARRA; the protein is encoded by the coding sequence ATGTTCACTGAGTCCTTGAAGGAATATCCTGATATCGTCGGGATCGCTTGCGAGGGAAGTCTCACTGATGATGATCTCTATGGAATTCATATTCTTCTTCAGGAGTCTCTTGCTTCCGCGCACCAACCAGGCCTTGTAGTAGATCTTTCCAGATTTACTGGGTACTCAGATCCAGAAACATTTTCCGAATATGTTCGGATAGACATCATTCATTGGAATGATTTCAGCCGAATCGCCATCGTGGGTGATCAGAAGTGGATGGAGTTGGGAGTTGCGGTTGCGAGTTTCCTGACCCGTGCCGAGATGCGTTGGTTTGATGCCGGCGAAGCGGAGCAAGCCGTCGACTGGGCGCGGCGCGCCTGA